The proteins below are encoded in one region of Sminthopsis crassicaudata isolate SCR6 chromosome 1, ASM4859323v1, whole genome shotgun sequence:
- the CRHBP gene encoding corticotropin-releasing factor-binding protein, with product MSPTFKLQCHFILIFLGALRGETRYLELREVLEADPFLFFNTDLKRELSEEQLYHRSLRCIDMLSIEGQFTFTAEQPQLHCAAFFIGEPEEIISIQYDLVNIDCQGGDFLKVFDGWILKGEKFPSSQDHPLPMSDRYIDFCENGNIRSFSSSQNVAMIFFRIHEIGNGFTITIKKNPNLFPCNVISQTPSGRFTMVIPHQHRNCSFSIIYPVVIKISDLILGHLNSLQLKKSSVGCGGIGDFVELLGGTGLDPSKMMPFADLCYPFHGPAQMTIGCDNTVVRMVSSGKHVNRVTFEYHQLEPYDLESTNGNTIKEYCLPSL from the exons ATGTCGCCTACTTTCAAACTTCAGTGTCACTTCATCCTGATCTTTCTGGGAGCTCTTAGGGGAGAGACTAGATACCTGGAG TTGCGGGAGGTTCTAGAAGCCGACCCTTTCTTGTTCTTCAACACCGACCTGAAGCGGGAGCTGTCCGAGGAACAGCTCTATCACCGCTCGCTGA GATGCATAGACATGCTGAGCATCGAGGGTCAGTTCACCTTCACCGCGGAGCAGCCCCAGCTGCACTGCGCCGCCTTCTTTATTGGGGAGCCGGAGGAAATCATCTCTATTCAGTACGACCTGGTCAACATTGACTGTCAAGGCGGAGACTTTCTGAAG GTGTTTGATGGTTGgattcttaaaggagagaaatttCCCAGTTCCCAGGATCATCCTCTTCCTATGTCTGACCGGTACATAGATTTCTGTGAAAATGGCAATATCAGAAGTTTTAGCTCATCACAGAATGTGGCTATGATTTTCTTCCGGATTCATGAGATAGGCAATGGATTTACAATAACCATAAAGAAAAACCCTAACCTCTTCC CCTGCAATGTCATCTCTCAGACCCCCTCTGGAAGGTTTACCATGGTGATTCCTCATCAGCACAGAAACTGTAGTTTCTCTATCATTTATCCAGTGGTTATAAAAATATCAGATCTCATACTGGGCCACTTAAATAGCCTTCAGTTAAAG aaatcatCAGTAGGTTGTGGGGGAATAGGAGATTTTGTGGAACTACTGGGAGGAACTGGATTGGACCCTTCCAAGATGATGCCTTTTGCTGATCTATGTTATCCTTTTCATGGCCCTG CCCAGATGACAATCGGCTGTGACAATACTGTAGTGCGTATGGTCTCGAGTGGGAAACACGTCAATCGTGTGACATTTGAGTATCATCAGCTCGAGCCTTATGACCTGGAAAGTACCAATGGAAACACCATTAAGGAATACTGCCTCCCAAGCCTCTGA